The segment agatgatataaaggtcacaTCATAAAGAGGATATAAAGGTCACATCAaaaagatgatataaaggtcacaTCATAAAGGATATAAAGATCACTTCATAAAGAGGATAAAAAGGTCACATCGTAAAGAGAATATAAAGGTCGCATTAtaaagatgatataaaggtcacatcatgaagatgatataaaggtcacatcataaagatgatataaaggtcacatcaaaaagatataaagctCACAGCATAAAGATGATATAAAGATCACCTACTTCTGTGGTCCACGCTTTCattgtcatgtgtccagcacaacgactggTATAAGagacgccctaaagatcccgaaattaaaagtcctagccttcaccaggattctaacctggactcggttcggaagccaagctctttaccactcagccagcgCGCTTCCATCGAAATTCTTAGCACAATCAGACTGTAAAGgacttaattaattattgatacacGATATATTGATATATGTTAGCAAAAAGATGTTTCCCATTTCAGCAATATGACGCTGACCACAATGGACGAGTCAGCCGTGTTGAGTACATTAACTATGTGAACCAGCACGAACCGACCCTTAACCTTTTTCACGATGCGCTTTTTGACATCTATGACGTAGACGGCGACCATATTCTATACCACAACGACTACGATAACTTCTACGCCTTGATGGACGGAGATGGTAATGGAATCGTCAGTCATTTTGAATTCGTCAGGTTTGTATGAAATGTTTTTCAGCCAGATTAAAATGTCTTTGtcttctcttctagtttttgttCATTAACGCTTTTTATTGATTGAATATTTTGATCACACAGCATTTCTAGCCTCATCATTGTGTTCGTTTATCAAGCTGCTTATTCATCTTTCCGGTTACTTAATCTTCTTTGTGCTCGCACAAACTTACTATTTAACACTCTGTCCGCTCCAATTCTTACTGTTTACTCCTTTGTACATACATACTTCTGTTCATACATACTTCTGTTCATACATACTTCTGTTCATACATACTTCTGTTCATACATACTTCTGTTCATACATACTTCTGTTCATACATACTTCTgttcataggcctacatacttcTGTTCATACATACTTCTGTTCATACATACTTCTGTTCATACATACTTCTGTACATACATACTTCTGTTCATACATACTTCTGTTCATACATACTTCTGTCCATACATACTTCTGTTCATACATACTTCTGTTCATACATACTTCTGTTCATACATACTTCTGTACATACATACTTCTGTTCATACATACTTCTGTTCATACATCCTTGTTCATACATACTTCTGTCCATACATACTTCTGTTGATACATACTTCTGTTCATACATACTTCTgttcataggcctacatacttcTGTTCATACATACCTCTGTTCATACATACTTCTGTTCATAGGCCGACATACTTCTGTTCATACATACTTCTGTACATACATACTTCTGTTCATATATACTTCTGTTCATACATACTTCTGTTCATACATACTTCTGTCCATACATACTTCTGTTCATACATACTTCTGTTCATACATACTTCTGTTCATACATACTTCtgttcatacatacatacttctgTCCATACATACTTCTGTTCATACATACTTCTGTTCATACATACTTCTGTTCATACATACTTCTGTACATACATACTTCTGTTCATACATACTTCTGTTCATACATCCTTGTTCATACATACTTCTGTCCATACATACTTCTGTTCATACATACTTCTGTTCATACATACTTCTGTTCATACATACTTCTgttcataggcctacatacttctgttcatacatacttctgttcatacatacttctgttcataggcctacatacttcTGTTCATACATACTTCTGTTCATACATACTTCTGTCCATACATACTTCTGTCCATACATACTTCTGTTCATACATACTTCTGTTCATACATACTTCTGTTCATACATACTTCTGTTCATACATACTTCTGTTCATACATACTTCTGTACATACATACTTCTGTTCATACATCCTTGTTCATACATACTTCTGTTCATACATACTTCTGTTCATACATACTTCTgttcataggcctacatacttcTGTTCATACATACTTCTGTACATACATACTTCTGTTCATACATACTTCTGTTCATACATACTTCTGTCCATACATACTTCTGTTCATACATACTTCTGTTCATACATACTTCTGTTCATACATACTTCTGTTCATACATACTTCTGTCCATACATACTTCTGTTCATACATACTTCTGTTCATACATACTTCTGTTCATACATACTTCTGTTCATACATCCTTGTTCATACATACTTCTGTCCATACATACTTCTGTTCATACATACTTCTGTTCATACATACTTCTGTTCATACATACTTCTgttcataggcctacatacttctgttcatacatacttctgttcatacatacttctgttcataggcctacatacttcTGTTCATACATACTTCTGTTCATACATACTTCTGTACATACATACTTCTGTTCATATATACTTCTGTTCATACATACTTCTGTTCATACATACTTCTGTTCATACATACTTCTGTTCATACATACTTCTGTTCATGCATACTTCTGTTCATACATACTTCTGTTCATTCATACTTCTGTTCATACATACTTCTGTTCATACATACTTCTGTTCATACATACTTCTGTTCATACATACTTCTGTCAATACATACTTCTGTTCATACATACTTCTGTCCATACATACTTCTGTTCATACATACTTCTGTTCATACATACTTCTGCACATAGTTGCCCTTACAATCATCTGTCCACTCATAATTTTGCCCATACAGTGATAAAACCCCTAAGATTTTCTGTGTGTAATAAAGAGTGTGCTAACCTGTAATTAGAACTTTTCTAGTATAATGATTGAGCTGTGAATGGATTTGGTAAACATAAATTCTGATTCTCATTCATAAACATGCACAATTTACCATGAATatctacattaaatatttagagTAAAAAACAACGTTTCCATTTCAAGTAATTCTACGTTTGTATCCACTTGTAAATGTcgaaaaaatttaaataatttaaatttaaacatttaaataattcaTTGTGTAGAAACAGCTATTTATTTGTCATTGTCAGGCTTGgtaggaagcgtggtcgagaggtcaagtggcttggcttggctacctagaagggggctcgaggttcgacacccgactcgggcagttgtgtttactgagcgcctaaaggcagcacggaaaaccaactcctagataccccctcccccccaccggtctacaaatgagattggaccaaaagcgctctgagcatgctataagcatgaaagtagcgctatataaaagctataataaaaaaaattatactaaaTCAGATGTAGCCTATTATTTATAGTGTAATATAAACTCTCTGAATATTTTTTCAGGTACTGGACAATTTTACTCGAGACTTTAGAACATCTTCACAACTTTGGAAAAAGTCTGCAGGCCCCAGCTCAATAAAGAGAATCAAACGTTTGGAATCGATCtattaaaaatagtattttgtgtaagacaaaagaaaaatgtttggaAGAATACTTGGTATATGACAAGGAAAGCAGATATTTCTCTCGTTTCAGCTTTGTATACGTCACAAATAAATTTGTACCAAAATTAAATGAACATGTTACATCTTTTAATGTGTGCCcatgtcacagctttcctattctatttataataataactcgatagaatctaccttaggtctcgatacgtctctaggtgtccctggttcagctgtagttaacgaaataaaacaatgaaaccactagatcaaaaacataaactttaatcagctttactgcatatcacaccaGCTGAAATCTctctgaaaacaaaacacacttccggtcattcgcgcagattgtaaaaaatagattatacacacatacacacattcatccgtgacatccCATAACAACCTGAAAGGCTTTAGTTGTATATTTACTGATACCCTTGCTTCGCTTAGTTGTAAGTTGGCTTAACGACTTCATTTCACGCAAGTTAGGGAAGAAATTGTGAAGGATTTAAAATTGTGAAAATGTTTCAGTTGactgtaaattattttttcttcactCTTCAGTAAAACAATTCGaattaaaatgaatacaatgTTGTATGAAATATTAAACCTAAATTTAGGGGGAAGCGAAAAAATAATTGGAAAAAATTATGGAACGTTCTAATAAgaataggccacagaaacagatgatcttaacatcttctgccatatagaccacagaaacagatgaccttaacatcttctgccatatagaccaaagaaacagatgacctttacatcatctgccatatagaccacagaaacagatgacctttacatcatctgccctatagaccacagaaacagatgacctttacatcatctgtcctatagaccacagaaacagatgacctttacattatctgccctatagaccacagaaacagatgacctttacatcatctgcaatatagaccacagaaacagatgacttttacatcatctgccctatagaccacagaaacagatgacctttacatcatctgccctataggccacataaacagatgacctttacatcatctgccctatagaccacagaaacagatgacctttacatcatctgcaatataggccacagaaacagatgacctttacatattctgccctatagaccacagaaacagatgacctttacatcatctgcaatataggccacagaaacagatgacttttacatcatctgccaaataaaccacaaggtctgaaagtgaaaacttttacttttttttttattttttacttataaGAATCAGAATTTGCATTGACCGCAGCGATGAGTtattgagaaagagagagggaagggagagagagagagagtgagagggagggagggaagagagggaaagaagggggaggggagagagagggagggagggaagaGAGGGAAAGtggggaggggagagagagagagagagagagtcgtgCTTCTagttttgattatttttatattatttactttaaggtagttttatttgtctttttaaCAGTAACAATCTCAATTCGTAAGCATTCCAAATAgagacttcaaaaaaaaaaaaaaacaacctatttGTTAAGACAAGACTTATATCAAAACAATAGATTTCTTGTTACACTATTCGCTGTCTCCAAACAGACTCTGGGTACATTGGTCGAAATGTTATTCTAAAACTGTCGTCAGAGTCGAGCAATGCTCTGTCAATCTGTTTGGGATCGCAAGCAAACAAAGATACTAGATCAGATACAAagtagagcagtgagatttataacaaacgaatattcccaTTTGATTAGAGCAACAACATTTGTCTTGACATTTAAGGCCACATCACAAACGAAGacattagagacagggttactgcagccatTGGACCCTACGATGACctactaactattgtaaaaaaaaaaaacgcaaactaaaactctattacaaggtcttcggggctcacaGAGagcttccttcagggaacagtaccaggaaaaagaagaagatgcatacagagaaagcgatgggaagacaacataaaagaatggacgggcctgccattaatagaggttctatctaaggcaaaagacggagtggaatggagaaagacggtgtTCAAATCTTGTGAGAGGTCTGCACGTCGATGTCTAAAAGTTTACTAGCCTAAATAAATCAATACATACTATCAAAACACCCCGTGAATTTTACAGATGCAATGCgcggtggcttagtggtaaagcgcttggcttccgaactgggggtaccgggttcgaatcctggtgaagactgagatttttaattttatgtttaatgacctttagggtgcctctgaatggtacctgacattagttagagaaacgtagaggcggttggtcattgtgcttaaCCGAAGACCACACAATAACAGAACATCGCTCAAACCAGTAGGCCGATCAGTTTTGCTAAAAGCATGTGGTCAGAGCTTGGGAaaagtacagaacctcaaagaGCTATTGGaaacaagaaaaagatgccAAGAAAAAAGCAGGGAAGTTTATATGGACACTATAACTGGATTATGCAAGAAATAATCAGCCCATTTGAGTAACTTCATGGTGTCGCGGATACCACGTTCTGctgtcacagataaataaataacatactgtagacattaataataacaattaatacaCAGAGACTTCGTGTTGTGATAAGTAGACATTGAAGACTCTCAttttattacgtcacatccttTCAAGTACTCTTTCACAATACAtccacaacaaacaatgacgtaatataaacatattagcacatccttcctaaAAATGAACTGTTGTTGCCATTGCAACTTGAGAATCCACAGATATTAATCAATATCTTATCTATACACtcctgtcttatcttatcttatatatgtggtgggtttggcacagaacaaactaaatgacatgacgggggcaactcgtaggacgattccaaactgtttattacacatta is part of the Biomphalaria glabrata chromosome 10, xgBioGlab47.1, whole genome shotgun sequence genome and harbors:
- the LOC106079444 gene encoding uncharacterized protein LOC106079444 codes for the protein MLKFLLLLLPAFAFAQNVDLRPYNLTATYMFILVDKDLNGQVDRNEIDLNFQQYDADHNGRVSRVEYINYVNQHEPTLNLFHDALFDIYDVDGDHILYHNDYDNFYALMDGDGNGIVSHFEFVRYWTILLETLEHLHNFGKSLQAPAQ